DNA from Chaetodon trifascialis isolate fChaTrf1 chromosome 14, fChaTrf1.hap1, whole genome shotgun sequence:
CAGGTCGCTGGAGACGGACTTGTACAGGGTCTCCCAGTCCGAGACCCCGAGAGAACTGCTCAGATCTATGTCTGGCACGGAGCGAGCCGTCTCCATGGGGGTTTTCTCCTCCAAACTGTGGAGCATATTTTCCAGGAGCCCCTCCTTAATGTCCAGGGAGGGCTCCAGATCGCAGATGTTGATTTCAGCGCTGGCACACAGCAAGATATTGGAGTTCCCGGAGATGGCTGTGGACGGATCACTGGGGATGTCCATGTCCTGGAGCGAGGGAGCTTCCTGGGTGCCATCCTCTGGAAGTCTGTCCTCGTCTGGACTGGGCGGTAGCTCTGGGGACCCCGTGGGCTCCTGGAAAATAGACTCCAGCTCCTCTGACATCTGGCACACGGGTTTATGTGTGGCAAGGATAAACTCGAGCCGCTCTTTCTCTTTGAGGAGGTTGGCTATTTCCGTCTCCAGGgctgctttctcctcctccagcttgtCTGTCTCCTTCAGATAGATCGACATCCAGAAATCATCCACattggaaaacacacaaacagcggGTGCAGATGACAGCTGAGTAAATGCATCACTGTTTACTTACAGCTTGCAGCGTGTCCGTGAGTTCCCTCCGTCTGTTGCGACACTTTGCTGCAGCCATTTTATTCCTCTCCCTCCTtatcctttttttctcctcctcctctggagaCAGCTGGGATGCAACAGAAATAATTCAGTTATTGCCTTGAAGAATCCAGCCATTTCATCCTCTAATCCGCTACATCCGTTGCCAATTCGCCCTCAGAAGAATGGCAAAAGCATGTTTCGCTGCAATGCGTCTAAAAATAGACCATTGTTGCAGACTTGCTGTGACCTGAATATAAATTGAGTGCCTAAGGAAGGCACACAGCCAGCACACGGCACCAGAGGAGCATGCACAATAGCACTGTTGCACAAAAGGAATTCAGATTGGCATATGTAAATTTACACTATTGACTATTCTGTCCAATGGCAGGTAGACTTCATCTGAGCAAACCTACCTGCTCTGTTTTCCCCTTTCTGACAGCATTTTTCCCCTTATTCCCGCCCTCTTTGGGTGTTGCCTGCTGAGAGCTTTGTGGTTCATTGGCTTGCTTG
Protein-coding regions in this window:
- the fosaa gene encoding protein c-Fos isoform X2 yields the protein MIKSNIDPKRLFLVGYISRKSTTRRELCPDMSVEDAPFVPTVTAISSTPDFQWMVQPTIITSVSPSLGSKQANEPQSSQQATPKEGGNKGKNAVRKGKTEQLSPEEEEKKRIRRERNKMAAAKCRNRRRELTDTLQAETDKLEEEKAALETEIANLLKEKERLEFILATHKPVCQMSEELESIFQEPTGSPELPPSPDEDRLPEDGTQEAPSLQDMDIPSDPSTAISGNSNILLCASAEINICDLEPSLDIKEGLLENMLHSLEEKTPMETARSVPDIDLSSSLGVSDWETLYKSVSSDLEPLSTPVVTSTPTCSSYLSVFTFACPELDSLTEGLDSHKGGGGKSESVDILNSPTLLAL
- the fosaa gene encoding protein c-Fos isoform X3 → MSVEDAPFVPTVTAISSTPDFQWMVQPTIITSVSPSLGSKQANEPQSSQQATPKEGGNKGKNAVRKGKTEQLSPEEEEKKRIRRERNKMAAAKCRNRRRELTDTLQAETDKLEEEKAALETEIANLLKEKERLEFILATHKPVCQMSEELESIFQEPTGSPELPPSPDEDRLPEDGTQEAPSLQDMDIPSDPSTAISGNSNILLCASAEINICDLEPSLDIKEGLLENMLHSLEEKTPMETARSVPDIDLSSSLGVSDWETLYKSVSSDLEPLSTPVVTSTPTCSSYLSVFTFACPELDSLTEGLDSHKGGGGKSESVDILNSPTLLAL
- the fosaa gene encoding protein c-Fos isoform X1, translating into MYHNNLTPDMDSVSPTCRTESPVGTLCQKTPEEASSPASSSESSAKELCPDMSVEDAPFVPTVTAISSTPDFQWMVQPTIITSVSPSLGSKQANEPQSSQQATPKEGGNKGKNAVRKGKTEQLSPEEEEKKRIRRERNKMAAAKCRNRRRELTDTLQAETDKLEEEKAALETEIANLLKEKERLEFILATHKPVCQMSEELESIFQEPTGSPELPPSPDEDRLPEDGTQEAPSLQDMDIPSDPSTAISGNSNILLCASAEINICDLEPSLDIKEGLLENMLHSLEEKTPMETARSVPDIDLSSSLGVSDWETLYKSVSSDLEPLSTPVVTSTPTCSSYLSVFTFACPELDSLTEGLDSHKGGGGKSESVDILNSPTLLAL